The Desulfococcus multivorans DNA window CGCGGCTTCCCGGGGTCTGTGGACCGCCTCGAAGATCGTGGTGTAAACCGCGTTGAACACCTCGGGAAACGCCGTGGGGGAGACGCGGCCCGTTTCGATGAATTTGACGACGATCTCCTTGGCCGCCCGTAACACCTGCTCGTCGACGGAAGATGCCATGTCTTTCTCCTTTATGGGGTTGCTTCCGGATCCGGGCCGTAGGGGGTGAGGCTGCGAACCCCCTCCTCAGTGACCAGAACCGTCTGTTCGAATTGCGCCGAAAGGGAGCCGTCCCGGGTCACAGCCGTCCATTGATCGGAAAGCACCCGGAGTTCCTTGCCGCCAAGATTGATCATGGGCTCGATGGTGAAGACCATGCCCGGCACCAGCACAACACCTTCACCCGGGCGGCCGTAGTGGGGGATCTGGGGCGCCTCGTGGAAATCGAACCCGACACCGTGGCCAACGAATTCCCGAACGACGGAACACCCCTCACTCTCGGCGTACTCCTGGATCGCCCACCCGATATCTCCCAGGGTGTTTCCGGGGGCCACCCTGGCGATTCCTCTGAAAAGGCATTCCCGGGCCACCCGGACGATCTTTCGGGCATCCGCCCCGGGCGTCCCCACGAAATAGGTCTGGTTGGCGTCGGCATAATAGCCGTCCAGAATCGAGGTCACGTCGATATTGACGATATCGCCGTCATGGAGCACCCGCTTACCGGGGATGCCGTGGCAGATCACCTCGTTGACGGAGACGCAGACGCTCTTGGGAAACCCCCGGTAGTGAAGCGGTGCCGGACGGGCCCCGTGCTTGAGGGTGAACTCGTGGACCAAGGTATTGATCTCCTCGGTCTCCATGCCCGGGCGGATAATCTGCGCCGCCGCGTCGAGGGTCGCCATCACCAGCCGCCCGGCCCTTTCGATGGCCGCGATGTCTTCAGGCCCCTTGAGGCGGATCTTGTACCGCTTCCAGTACTGGTCCTTCAGATCGTCGGGATCGGATTTCCGCTTTCTGAGACAGCATCGTTTGTATTTGAGACCGCTGCCGCAGGGACAGGGATCGTTTCTACCGATTTTTTCCTTGTTTTTTTTCATCAGGCAAACATCCGGAACACATATTTTCGTAAAAGGTCGAGGGGAATGATGACGATGGAAAAGGCGACGACATAGAGCCACTCCACCGGCAGCAGCGGCACC harbors:
- the map gene encoding type I methionyl aminopeptidase gives rise to the protein MKKNKEKIGRNDPCPCGSGLKYKRCCLRKRKSDPDDLKDQYWKRYKIRLKGPEDIAAIERAGRLVMATLDAAAQIIRPGMETEEINTLVHEFTLKHGARPAPLHYRGFPKSVCVSVNEVICHGIPGKRVLHDGDIVNIDVTSILDGYYADANQTYFVGTPGADARKIVRVARECLFRGIARVAPGNTLGDIGWAIQEYAESEGCSVVREFVGHGVGFDFHEAPQIPHYGRPGEGVVLVPGMVFTIEPMINLGGKELRVLSDQWTAVTRDGSLSAQFEQTVLVTEEGVRSLTPYGPDPEATP